From Pseudomonas putida, one genomic window encodes:
- a CDS encoding AAA family ATPase, whose protein sequence is MSQALITALQNPALYPHPVDGFQLIETHISWVLLTGEYAYKIKKPMNFGFLDFTGLDQRQHFCNEELRLNQRLTDGLYLEVLPITGSAEAPQLGGEGAAIEYVLKMRQFPQGQMLNTLQANGELNAGHIDQMARQIAAFHLQTPKVPAEQPYGSPESVMAPVEQNFEQIRPFLSDKADLQQLDNLQAWARSSFERLEGLFAARKANGFTRECHGDIHLGNATVIDGKVVIFDCIEFNEPFRMTDVWADTSFLAMDLEDRGLKCLARRFVSQYLELTGDYEGLEVLNFYKAYRALVRAKIALFSMPANADGVQRATSLRTYRNYANLAESYSAIPSRLLAITHGVSAVGKSHVAMRLVEALGAVRVRSDVERKRLYGEQQHAQAGQLQAGIYDNDASTATYQRLHQLAATILRAGFPVVLDATYLKREHRKAAAEVANDTGVPLLILDCQAPEAVIASWLEQRLADNNDPSDATLEVVKAQQASREPLDEVERQQSTRVDTQDASSMDQVIDQIRQRLPGL, encoded by the coding sequence GTGAGCCAAGCCTTGATCACAGCGTTGCAGAACCCCGCCCTTTACCCTCACCCCGTGGACGGGTTCCAACTCATCGAGACGCACATCTCCTGGGTCCTGCTCACTGGCGAATACGCCTACAAGATCAAGAAGCCGATGAATTTCGGCTTCCTCGACTTCACCGGGCTCGATCAGCGCCAGCATTTCTGTAACGAAGAGTTGCGCCTGAACCAGCGCCTGACGGACGGCCTGTACCTGGAAGTGCTGCCGATCACTGGCAGCGCCGAAGCCCCGCAGCTTGGCGGTGAAGGCGCTGCGATAGAGTACGTACTGAAAATGCGCCAGTTCCCGCAGGGGCAGATGCTCAACACCCTGCAGGCCAACGGCGAACTCAATGCCGGCCACATCGACCAGATGGCCCGGCAGATCGCAGCATTCCACCTGCAGACCCCGAAAGTGCCCGCCGAGCAGCCATATGGCTCACCTGAAAGTGTCATGGCCCCGGTCGAGCAGAACTTCGAGCAGATCCGTCCGTTCCTCAGTGACAAGGCCGACCTGCAGCAGCTGGACAACCTGCAAGCTTGGGCGCGCAGCAGCTTCGAGCGCCTTGAAGGCCTGTTCGCGGCGCGCAAGGCCAATGGCTTCACCCGCGAATGCCACGGCGACATTCACTTGGGTAACGCCACCGTGATCGATGGCAAGGTGGTGATCTTCGACTGCATCGAGTTCAACGAACCGTTCCGCATGACCGACGTCTGGGCCGACACCAGCTTCCTCGCCATGGACCTGGAAGACCGCGGCCTGAAATGCCTGGCGCGGCGCTTCGTCAGCCAGTATCTGGAGCTGACCGGCGACTATGAAGGCCTGGAAGTGTTGAACTTCTACAAAGCCTACCGCGCCCTGGTCCGCGCCAAGATCGCCCTGTTCAGCATGCCGGCCAATGCCGATGGCGTGCAGCGTGCCACCAGCCTGCGCACCTACCGCAACTACGCCAACCTGGCAGAAAGCTACAGCGCCATCCCTTCGCGCCTACTGGCCATCACCCATGGCGTATCGGCCGTAGGCAAGAGCCACGTCGCCATGCGCCTGGTCGAAGCCTTGGGCGCTGTGCGCGTGCGCTCGGATGTGGAGCGCAAGCGCTTGTACGGTGAACAGCAACACGCCCAAGCAGGCCAACTGCAAGCGGGCATCTACGACAACGATGCCAGCACCGCCACCTACCAGCGCCTGCACCAGCTTGCCGCGACCATCCTGCGCGCAGGTTTCCCGGTAGTGCTCGATGCTACCTACCTCAAGCGTGAACACCGCAAAGCTGCCGCCGAAGTCGCGAACGATACCGGCGTGCCATTGCTGATCCTCGATTGCCAGGCACCTGAGGCGGTCATCGCCAGTTGGCTGGAGCAGCGCCTGGCGGACAACAACGACCCGTCGGACGCCACCCTGGAAGTGGTCAAGGCGCAGCAGGCCAGCCGTGAGCCGCTGGATGAAGTGGAACGGCAGCAGAGCACGCGCGTTGATACTCAGGATGCCAGCAGCATGGACCAGGTGATCGACCAGATCCGCCAGCGTTTGCCAGGCCTCTAA
- the mrcB gene encoding penicillin-binding protein 1B produces MTRTRNSRTPKKRPTGRSRAWLGWAFKLSLVGLVIVAGFAVYLDAVVQEKFSGKRWTIPAKVYARPLELFVGQKLSKNDFLTELDALGYRRESAANGPGAAAVNGNTVDLNTRGFQFYEGMEPAQFVRVRFSGDYVAGLSGANNAKLDVVRLEPLMIGGIYPKNLEDRILIKIDQVPPYLLETLVATEDRDFYSHFGVSPKSIARALWVNTSAGTMRQGGSTLTQQLVKNFYLTSERTLTRKLTEAMMAVLLEMHYDKREILEAYLNEVFVGQDGQRAVHGFGLASQFFFSQPLSELKLHQIALLVGMVKGPSYYNPRRHPERALARRNLVLDLVAEQGVASQEAVDAAKKMPLGVTKRGSLADSSFPAFLDLVKRQLRQDYRDEDLTEEGLRIFTSFDPILQMKAETSMNETFKRLAGRKGADEVESAMVVTNPETGEVQALIGSRQAGFAGFNRAIDAVRPIGSLVKPAVYLTALEQPSKYTLTSWVQDEAFSVKGANGQVWRPQNYDRRPHGTIYLYQGLANSYNLSTAKIGLEVGVPNVIKTIGRLGVNVDWQPFPAMLLGAGGMSPMQVATMYQTIANGGFNTPMRGIRSVLTAEGEPLKRYPFQIQQTFDPGSIYLVQNAMQRVMREGTGRSVYNVLPRSLTLAGKTGTSNDSRDSWFSGFSQDLLAVVWMGRDDNGKTPFTGATGALQVWTSFMKKADPLPLDMPQPDNVVQAWIDPYSGQGSDASCPGAVQMPYIRGSEPPAGAICGGEQNPAESVMDWVKGWMN; encoded by the coding sequence ATGACTCGAACCCGAAATTCCCGTACCCCTAAGAAACGCCCGACCGGCCGCTCGCGCGCCTGGCTGGGCTGGGCGTTCAAGCTCAGCCTGGTCGGCCTGGTGATCGTTGCCGGCTTCGCGGTTTACCTCGATGCTGTCGTCCAGGAGAAGTTCTCCGGCAAGCGCTGGACCATCCCGGCCAAGGTATACGCCCGGCCGCTGGAGCTGTTCGTCGGCCAGAAGCTGAGCAAGAACGACTTCCTCACCGAACTCGATGCCCTCGGCTACCGGCGGGAAAGCGCGGCCAATGGCCCGGGCGCTGCGGCTGTCAACGGTAATACCGTCGACCTCAACACCCGCGGCTTCCAGTTCTATGAGGGGATGGAACCCGCGCAGTTCGTGCGTGTGCGCTTCTCCGGCGACTACGTTGCCGGGCTGTCCGGCGCCAACAATGCCAAGCTGGATGTGGTGCGCCTCGAGCCGTTGATGATCGGCGGCATCTACCCGAAGAACCTCGAGGACCGCATCCTGATCAAGATCGATCAGGTGCCCCCGTACTTGCTCGAAACCCTGGTGGCAACCGAAGACCGAGACTTTTACAGCCACTTCGGCGTGTCGCCCAAGTCCATCGCGCGTGCTTTGTGGGTCAACACCTCCGCCGGTACCATGCGCCAGGGTGGCAGTACCCTGACCCAGCAGTTGGTGAAGAACTTCTACCTGACCAGCGAACGCACCCTCACCCGCAAGCTGACTGAAGCGATGATGGCCGTACTGCTGGAGATGCACTACGACAAGCGCGAAATTCTCGAGGCTTACCTCAACGAGGTCTTCGTCGGCCAGGATGGCCAGCGCGCCGTGCACGGCTTTGGCCTGGCCAGCCAGTTCTTCTTCAGCCAACCGCTGTCGGAACTCAAGTTGCACCAGATCGCCTTGCTGGTGGGTATGGTCAAGGGGCCGTCCTACTACAACCCGCGTCGCCACCCCGAGCGGGCCCTGGCGCGGCGTAACCTGGTCCTGGACCTTGTGGCCGAGCAGGGCGTTGCCAGCCAGGAGGCGGTCGATGCGGCCAAGAAGATGCCGCTGGGCGTGACCAAGCGGGGCAGCTTGGCCGACAGTTCGTTCCCGGCCTTCCTCGACCTGGTCAAGCGTCAGCTGCGCCAGGACTATCGCGACGAGGACCTTACTGAAGAAGGCCTGCGCATCTTCACCAGTTTCGACCCGATCCTGCAGATGAAGGCCGAAACCTCGATGAATGAGACCTTCAAGCGTCTGGCAGGGCGCAAAGGCGCTGACGAGGTCGAATCGGCGATGGTCGTGACCAACCCGGAAACCGGTGAGGTGCAGGCGCTCATCGGCAGCCGTCAGGCCGGATTCGCCGGCTTCAACCGTGCCATCGATGCCGTGCGGCCGATTGGCTCGCTGGTCAAGCCAGCGGTGTACCTCACCGCGCTGGAGCAGCCGAGCAAGTACACCCTGACCAGCTGGGTGCAGGACGAGGCGTTTTCGGTCAAGGGCGCCAATGGCCAAGTGTGGCGCCCGCAGAACTACGATCGCCGCCCGCATGGCACCATTTACCTGTACCAGGGGCTGGCCAACTCCTACAACCTGTCGACCGCCAAGATCGGCCTGGAAGTAGGTGTGCCCAACGTCATCAAGACCATCGGCCGGCTCGGGGTCAATGTCGATTGGCAGCCGTTCCCGGCAATGCTGCTGGGGGCCGGTGGCATGTCGCCGATGCAGGTGGCGACGATGTACCAGACCATCGCCAACGGCGGCTTCAATACGCCGATGCGCGGTATCCGCAGTGTGCTCACCGCCGAAGGTGAGCCGCTCAAGCGTTACCCGTTCCAGATCCAGCAAACCTTCGACCCGGGCTCTATCTACCTGGTGCAGAACGCGATGCAGCGGGTGATGCGCGAAGGTACCGGCCGCTCCGTGTACAACGTGCTGCCCAGGTCGCTGACGCTGGCGGGCAAGACCGGTACCAGTAACGACTCCCGTGACAGCTGGTTCTCTGGCTTCAGCCAGGACTTGCTGGCGGTGGTGTGGATGGGCCGTGACGATAACGGCAAGACGCCGTTCACCGGCGCCACCGGTGCTCTGCAGGTGTGGACCAGCTTCATGAAGAAGGCTGACCCGCTGCCGCTGGACATGCCGCAACCAGACAACGTGGTACAGGCCTGGATCGACCCCTACAGTGGGCAGGGCTCCGACGCAAGCTGTCCGGGAGCGGTGCAGATGCCGTATATTCGCGGCAGCGAACCGCCCGCCGGCGCAATCTGCGGCGGCGAGCAAAATCCGGCAGAATCGGTCATGGACTGGGTCAAAGGCTGGATGAATTAA
- a CDS encoding tetratricopeptide repeat protein, producing the protein MRCEVKKWWFPAVTALVVLQGCSSVQRGNIPVVDSSTRVSNSERVTANRSAAGINNGTSQAQTLPEDSGVTVMIPQGAGATGIQTFPAGNGVAPISTTPITPGPGTSAPMETNPNPIADEPFDIASMNSASAAASAPTGIPRSSAASGGLSADEQLDGPVLALLTTAQSQQGSGDFNGAASSLERAQRIAPREPQVLFRLAQVRLSQGDAAQAEQLARRALTYANGRPDLQAELWNTIAQAREKQGDSAGAALARQKARVNS; encoded by the coding sequence ATGAGGTGTGAAGTGAAAAAGTGGTGGTTTCCTGCCGTGACGGCACTGGTGGTGCTGCAGGGCTGTTCCAGCGTTCAGCGTGGCAACATCCCGGTCGTGGACTCGAGCACTCGGGTGTCCAACAGCGAACGGGTGACGGCCAACCGCTCGGCGGCCGGCATCAACAACGGCACCTCGCAAGCGCAAACCCTGCCCGAGGACTCCGGCGTGACCGTGATGATTCCGCAAGGCGCCGGTGCCACGGGCATCCAGACGTTCCCCGCAGGCAATGGCGTGGCACCGATCAGCACCACGCCGATTACCCCTGGCCCCGGCACATCTGCGCCGATGGAGACCAACCCCAACCCGATCGCCGACGAACCGTTCGACATCGCGTCGATGAATAGTGCCTCGGCCGCTGCCAGCGCGCCAACCGGCATTCCGCGCAGCAGTGCGGCATCCGGTGGGCTGTCGGCTGACGAGCAGCTCGATGGTCCGGTGCTGGCCCTGTTGACCACTGCCCAGTCGCAACAGGGCAGCGGCGACTTCAACGGTGCAGCCTCAAGCCTGGAGCGCGCCCAACGCATCGCCCCGCGCGAGCCGCAGGTGCTGTTCCGTCTGGCGCAGGTGCGCCTGTCCCAAGGCGATGCAGCACAGGCCGAGCAGTTGGCGCGCCGTGCCCTGACTTACGCCAATGGCCGTCCTGACCTTCAGGCCGAGCTGTGGAACACCATTGCCCAGGCTCGTGAGAAGCAGGGCGACAGCGCTGGCGCCGCGTTGGCCCGGCAGAAAGCGCGGGTCAACTCATGA
- a CDS encoding YqcC family protein, with the protein MIEQRILDIADHLLLIERELIVQGWWADEPPSDEALASTVPFAVDSMSFEQWLQWIFLPRMKIIIELGQPLPNASGILVMAETVFVDRPEQSRELRRLLAEFDRLIAS; encoded by the coding sequence ATGATCGAGCAGCGCATTCTGGATATCGCTGACCACCTGCTGCTCATCGAGCGTGAGTTGATCGTGCAGGGGTGGTGGGCTGACGAGCCGCCAAGCGATGAGGCGCTGGCCAGCACGGTGCCTTTTGCGGTGGACAGCATGAGCTTCGAGCAGTGGTTGCAGTGGATCTTCCTGCCGCGCATGAAGATCATCATCGAGCTGGGTCAACCGCTGCCCAACGCCTCGGGCATTCTGGTGATGGCCGAGACGGTGTTCGTCGACAGGCCGGAGCAGAGTCGTGAGTTGCGGCGCCTGCTGGCAGAGTTCGATCGATTGATCGCGAGTTGA
- a CDS encoding acetolactate synthase 3 large subunit yields the protein MELLSGAEMVVRFLRDEGVKHIYGYPGGALLHVYDALFKEPEVEHILVRHEQAATHMADGYARATGKAGVVLVTSGPGATNAITGIATAYMDSIPMVILSGQVPSTMVGTDAFQETDMIGISRPIVKHSFMIKHATEIPEILKKAFYLAQSGRPGPVVVDIPKDMTNPAEKFEYVYPKKVKLRSYSPAVRGHSGQIRKAAEMLLAAKRPIVYAGGGVILGGGSEALTEIAKSLNLPVTNTLMGLGGFPGTDRQFLGMLGMHGSYTANMAMHNADVIFAVGARFDDRVVNGPAKFCPNAKIIHIDIDPASISKMIKADVPIVGPVDSVLSEMLGILKEIGEQPDKAAADAWWKQIDEWRGNGDLFPYNKGDGSVIKPQTVIETLCEVTNGDAFVTSDVGQHQMFAAQYYRFNKPNRWINSGGLGTMGFGFPAAMGIKLNFPDQDVACVTGEGSIQMNIQELSTCMQYGLPVKIVNLNNGVLGMVRQWQDMAYNGRHSHSYVESLPDFIKLAEAYGHVGIRITSLKDLKPKLEEAFAMKDRLVFIDIAVDRTEHVYPMQIKDGSMRDMWLSKTERT from the coding sequence GTGGAGCTTTTATCTGGCGCTGAGATGGTCGTCCGCTTCTTGCGTGACGAAGGCGTTAAGCACATCTACGGGTACCCTGGTGGTGCTCTCCTGCATGTTTACGACGCCCTGTTCAAAGAACCGGAAGTCGAGCACATCCTGGTTCGTCACGAGCAGGCCGCTACCCATATGGCGGACGGCTACGCCCGCGCCACCGGCAAGGCCGGTGTGGTGCTGGTAACCTCCGGCCCGGGCGCGACCAATGCCATCACCGGTATTGCCACCGCTTACATGGACTCGATTCCGATGGTCATCCTGTCCGGCCAGGTGCCTAGCACCATGGTGGGTACCGATGCCTTCCAGGAAACCGACATGATCGGCATCTCGCGGCCGATCGTGAAGCACAGCTTCATGATCAAACATGCCACCGAGATCCCTGAAATCCTGAAAAAAGCCTTCTACCTGGCGCAATCCGGCCGCCCAGGCCCGGTCGTGGTCGACATTCCAAAAGATATGACCAACCCGGCCGAGAAGTTCGAATACGTTTACCCGAAGAAGGTCAAGCTGCGCTCCTACAGCCCGGCAGTGCGTGGCCACTCCGGCCAGATCCGCAAGGCTGCCGAGATGCTGCTGGCTGCCAAGCGTCCGATCGTTTATGCCGGTGGCGGTGTGATCCTCGGTGGCGGCTCCGAAGCGCTGACCGAAATCGCCAAGTCGCTGAACCTGCCAGTCACCAATACCCTGATGGGCCTTGGCGGCTTCCCGGGTACCGACCGCCAGTTCCTGGGCATGCTCGGCATGCACGGCAGCTACACCGCCAACATGGCCATGCACAATGCCGATGTGATTTTCGCGGTCGGCGCGCGTTTCGATGACCGCGTGGTCAATGGCCCGGCCAAGTTCTGCCCGAATGCCAAGATCATTCACATCGACATCGACCCTGCGTCGATCTCCAAGATGATCAAGGCCGACGTGCCGATCGTGGGCCCGGTCGACAGCGTTTTGAGCGAGATGCTGGGCATCCTCAAGGAAATCGGCGAGCAGCCAGACAAGGCCGCGGCCGATGCCTGGTGGAAGCAAATCGACGAATGGCGCGGTAATGGCGACCTGTTCCCGTACAACAAGGGCGACGGCAGCGTCATCAAGCCGCAGACCGTCATCGAGACCTTGTGCGAAGTGACCAACGGCGATGCCTTCGTCACCTCCGACGTCGGCCAACACCAGATGTTCGCGGCGCAGTACTACCGCTTCAACAAGCCGAACCGCTGGATCAACTCCGGTGGCCTGGGCACCATGGGGTTCGGTTTCCCCGCGGCCATGGGCATCAAGCTCAATTTCCCGGATCAGGACGTGGCCTGCGTGACGGGCGAAGGCAGCATCCAGATGAACATCCAGGAGCTGTCCACCTGCATGCAGTACGGCCTGCCGGTGAAGATCGTCAACCTGAACAACGGCGTGCTGGGCATGGTCCGTCAGTGGCAGGACATGGCCTACAACGGCCGCCACTCGCACTCCTATGTCGAGTCGCTGCCTGACTTCATCAAGCTGGCCGAGGCCTATGGCCATGTGGGTATCCGCATCACCAGCCTGAAGGACCTCAAGCCCAAGCTCGAGGAAGCCTTCGCGATGAAGGACCGCCTGGTGTTCATCGACATCGCGGTCGACCGTACCGAGCACGTCTATCCGATGCAGATCAAGGATGGCTCGATGCGTGACATGTGGCTGAGCAAGACGGAGCGTACCTGA
- the ilvN gene encoding acetolactate synthase small subunit, with translation MRHIISLLLENEPGALSRVVGLFSQRNYNIESLTVAPTEDPTLSRLTLTTVGHDEVIEQITKNLNKLVEVVKLVDLSESAHIERELMLVKVKATGAQRAEIKRTTDIFRGQIVDVTASVYTVQLSGTSDKLDSFIQAIGTASILETVRSGVTGIARGDKVLSI, from the coding sequence ATGCGGCACATCATTTCCCTGCTGCTGGAAAACGAACCCGGAGCTCTGTCCCGCGTGGTCGGCCTGTTCTCCCAGCGCAACTACAACATTGAAAGCCTGACCGTGGCGCCTACCGAAGACCCGACCTTGTCGCGTCTGACGCTGACCACCGTTGGCCATGATGAAGTGATCGAACAGATCACCAAGAACCTCAACAAGCTGGTCGAAGTGGTCAAGCTTGTCGACCTGTCGGAAAGCGCTCACATCGAGCGTGAACTGATGCTGGTCAAGGTCAAGGCCACCGGTGCCCAGCGTGCCGAGATCAAGCGCACCACGGACATCTTCCGTGGCCAGATCGTCGACGTTACCGCCAGCGTGTACACCGTGCAGCTCAGCGGTACCAGCGACAAACTGGACAGCTTCATCCAGGCCATCGGCACTGCATCGATTCTCGAAACCGTGCGCAGTGGCGTCACCGGCATTGCCCGTGGCGACAAAGTGCTCAGCATCTGA
- the ilvC gene encoding ketol-acid reductoisomerase — protein sequence MKVFYDKDCDLSIIQGKKVAIIGYGSQGHAQACNLKDSGVDVTVGLRKGSATVAKAEAHGLKVADVATAVAAADLVMILTPDEFQGALYKNEIEPNIKKGATLAFSHGFSIHYNQVVPRADLDVIMIAPKAPGHTVRSEFVKGGGIPDLIAIYQDASGNAKNVALSYASGVGGGRTGIIETTFKDETETDLFGEQAVLCGGTVELVKAGFETLVEAGYAPEMAYFECLHELKLIVDLMYEGGIANMNYSISNNAEYGEYVTGPEVINEESRKAMRNALKRIQDGEYAKMFISEGATNYPSMTAKRRNNAAHGIEVIGEQLRSMMPWISANKIVDKTKN from the coding sequence ATGAAAGTTTTCTACGATAAAGACTGCGACCTTTCCATCATCCAGGGCAAGAAAGTCGCCATCATCGGTTACGGTTCTCAGGGCCACGCTCAAGCGTGCAACCTGAAGGACTCTGGTGTAGACGTTACCGTCGGTCTGCGTAAAGGTTCGGCTACCGTTGCCAAGGCTGAAGCCCACGGCCTGAAAGTGGCCGATGTTGCCACCGCCGTCGCTGCTGCCGACCTGGTCATGATCCTGACTCCGGACGAGTTCCAGGGCGCTCTGTACAAGAACGAAATCGAGCCGAACATCAAGAAGGGCGCCACCCTGGCCTTCTCCCACGGTTTCTCGATCCATTACAACCAGGTCGTTCCACGTGCCGACCTCGACGTGATCATGATCGCGCCGAAGGCCCCGGGCCACACCGTGCGTTCCGAGTTCGTCAAAGGCGGCGGTATCCCTGACCTGATCGCTATCTACCAGGACGCCTCCGGCAACGCCAAGAACGTCGCCCTGTCCTACGCTTCGGGCGTTGGTGGCGGCCGCACCGGCATCATCGAAACCACCTTCAAGGACGAGACCGAAACCGACCTGTTCGGTGAGCAGGCCGTTCTGTGCGGCGGTACCGTCGAGCTGGTCAAAGCCGGTTTCGAAACCCTGGTGGAAGCTGGCTACGCGCCGGAAATGGCCTACTTCGAGTGCCTGCACGAGCTGAAACTGATCGTCGACCTCATGTACGAAGGCGGTATCGCCAACATGAACTACTCGATCTCCAACAACGCCGAGTACGGTGAGTACGTCACCGGTCCCGAAGTCATCAACGAAGAATCCCGCAAGGCCATGCGCAACGCTCTGAAGCGCATCCAGGACGGCGAGTACGCGAAGATGTTCATCTCCGAAGGCGCCACCAACTACCCATCGATGACCGCCAAGCGTCGCAACAACGCCGCTCACGGTATCGAAGTCATCGGCGAGCAACTGCGTTCGATGATGCCGTGGATCTCGGCTAACAAAATCGTCGACAAGACCAAGAACTGA
- the pssA gene encoding CDP-diacylglycerol--serine O-phosphatidyltransferase: MSERPEEPNKPSDAESLLPVDEHVEEGHDAEGRKVRHRGIYLLPNLFTTANLFAGFYSIINSMSAQSALSAGDPREASKYFAFAAIAIFVAMVLDGLDGRVARMTNTQSAFGAEYDSLSDMVAFGVAPALLAFGWALGDMGKVGWMVAFIYVAGAALRLARFNTQVGTADKRYFIGLASPAAAGVVAGTVWAFSDYGIQGSKLSFLVALLVAAAGMLMVSNIKYNSFKELDLKGRVPFVAILAVVLVFAVVFSDPPRILLLIFLAYAASGPIQFLLKGRHRKS; this comes from the coding sequence ATGAGCGAACGTCCCGAAGAGCCGAACAAGCCCTCCGACGCCGAAAGCCTGCTACCTGTCGATGAGCACGTTGAAGAAGGGCATGATGCCGAAGGGCGCAAGGTGCGCCATCGCGGTATCTATCTGTTGCCCAACCTGTTCACCACCGCCAACCTGTTTGCCGGTTTCTACTCCATCATCAACTCGATGAGCGCGCAGAGCGCCCTCAGTGCTGGCGACCCGCGCGAGGCGAGCAAGTACTTTGCCTTTGCCGCCATCGCCATCTTCGTGGCCATGGTGCTCGACGGCCTCGATGGCCGCGTCGCCCGCATGACCAACACCCAGAGCGCCTTTGGGGCCGAGTACGATTCGTTGTCGGACATGGTCGCCTTCGGCGTGGCCCCGGCCCTGCTGGCCTTCGGCTGGGCGCTGGGCGATATGGGCAAGGTCGGCTGGATGGTCGCCTTCATCTATGTCGCTGGCGCCGCGCTGCGCCTGGCGCGTTTCAATACCCAGGTCGGGACTGCTGACAAGCGCTACTTCATCGGCCTGGCCAGCCCGGCTGCCGCTGGGGTGGTGGCCGGCACCGTGTGGGCCTTCAGCGACTATGGCATCCAGGGGTCCAAGTTGTCGTTCCTGGTGGCACTGCTGGTTGCCGCTGCCGGTATGCTGATGGTCAGCAACATCAAGTACAACAGCTTCAAGGAGCTCGACCTCAAGGGGCGCGTGCCGTTCGTGGCGATCCTGGCGGTGGTGCTGGTGTTTGCCGTGGTATTCAGCGATCCGCCGCGCATCCTGCTGCTGATCTTCCTCGCCTACGCCGCTTCCGGCCCGATCCAGTTCCTGCTCAAAGGCCGCCATCGTAAATCTTGA
- the msrP gene encoding protein-methionine-sulfoxide reductase catalytic subunit MsrP: protein MLIKLPRSSDCKASEITPESIYLSRRTLLGGSMAAVALGAMPFAARAAQASRYADVEAGNAPAWFTSKLAETRWQAVTVKDEAITPFKDATHYNNFYEFGPDKGDPAANAGSLKTEPWSVVVDGEVGKPGRYALEDFVKPYALEERIYRLRCVEAWSMVIPWLGFPLAQVLKQVEPTSKARYVRFETLQDPQNMPGQRSGFALIDWPYEEGLRLDEAMNPLAILAVGMYGRELPNQNGAPLRLVVPWKYGFKSIKSIVRISLVAERPRTTWESLAPDEYGFYANVNPEVDHPRWSQARERRLPSGLFSPNVRQTQMFNGYADEVASLYAGLDLRKNY, encoded by the coding sequence ATGCTTATAAAGCTTCCCAGGTCTTCCGATTGCAAGGCATCGGAGATCACGCCCGAAAGCATCTACCTTTCCCGTCGTACCCTGCTGGGTGGCTCCATGGCCGCCGTTGCGCTGGGGGCGATGCCCTTTGCCGCGCGCGCGGCCCAAGCGTCGCGTTACGCAGATGTCGAGGCAGGCAACGCGCCGGCCTGGTTCACCAGCAAGCTGGCTGAAACGCGTTGGCAAGCCGTGACGGTAAAAGACGAGGCGATAACGCCCTTCAAGGATGCCACGCATTACAACAACTTCTATGAGTTCGGGCCTGATAAAGGCGACCCAGCCGCCAATGCCGGGAGCCTGAAGACCGAGCCCTGGTCGGTGGTGGTCGATGGCGAGGTTGGCAAGCCCGGGCGCTATGCGCTGGAAGATTTTGTCAAACCCTACGCGCTTGAAGAGCGTATCTATCGGTTGCGCTGCGTGGAGGCCTGGTCAATGGTCATCCCCTGGCTGGGCTTTCCCCTGGCCCAGGTGCTCAAGCAGGTTGAGCCGACTTCGAAGGCGCGCTATGTGCGGTTCGAGACCCTGCAGGATCCGCAAAACATGCCGGGGCAGCGTTCGGGCTTCGCCTTGATCGATTGGCCTTATGAGGAGGGCTTGCGCCTGGACGAGGCGATGAATCCCCTGGCGATCCTGGCGGTCGGCATGTATGGGCGGGAGCTGCCCAACCAGAACGGTGCGCCCCTGCGGCTGGTGGTGCCGTGGAAGTATGGGTTCAAGAGCATCAAGTCGATCGTGCGAATCAGCTTGGTGGCCGAACGGCCGCGCACCACCTGGGAGAGCCTTGCGCCTGATGAATATGGTTTCTATGCCAACGTGAACCCTGAGGTCGATCACCCGCGTTGGAGCCAGGCGCGCGAGCGGCGCCTGCCCAGTGGCCTGTTCAGCCCCAATGTGCGACAGACACAGATGTTCAATGGCTACGCCGATGAAGTGGCGTCGCTGTACGCTGGCCTCGACCTGCGGAAGAACTATTGA